A single window of Sneathiella limimaris DNA harbors:
- a CDS encoding DUF6898 family protein, whose product MNEQELIIEFVPIGNSVKVSVMDPVSLTEVSIVGPRTASQQELQRTAVQKLHYVLSQKQSAKDKAEENNDKPGRGIIV is encoded by the coding sequence ATGAATGAACAAGAACTCATTATAGAATTTGTTCCAATAGGGAATTCAGTGAAGGTTTCTGTGATGGATCCCGTTTCCTTGACAGAAGTTTCCATTGTCGGTCCTAGAACCGCGAGTCAGCAGGAGTTGCAGCGGACAGCGGTTCAAAAGCTGCATTATGTCTTGTCGCAGAAACAATCGGCTAAAGATAAAGCAGAAGAAAACAACGATAAGCCAGGACGCGGAATTATTGTCTAA
- the ribD gene encoding bifunctional diaminohydroxyphosphoribosylaminopyrimidine deaminase/5-amino-6-(5-phosphoribosylamino)uracil reductase RibD — translation MKSQTDQKKSDQDYMKLALRLAARGLGRVAPNPAVGCVLVKDGLIVGRGWTQDGGRPHAEVVALKQAGNNAKGATAYVTLEPCSHHGKSPPCAEALIKAGVKRVVAALRDPDDRVDGEGFSLLQDAGIEVLEDVLEPEALDTNLGFILNKTISRPKVSLKFATSLDGKIATKTGSSQWITGGEARRYAHLLRLKYDAVLVGIGTALADNPRLDCRLAGLNSHSPVRIVADSHLRLPLTSELVKTAKTIPLWIITAAENDQDRVEAFEDLGVRIIETDPGDSGYPDMKLALEQIAELGITRLLVEGGSHLQASLVKEGLVDQIYWFRASKLIGGDGIPAMQSIGLTEIAEAPLLDQIDSRQVGEDQVETYILRNE, via the coding sequence GTGAAGTCACAAACTGATCAGAAAAAAAGCGATCAAGATTATATGAAACTGGCCCTGCGTCTGGCGGCGCGAGGCTTAGGGCGTGTGGCCCCAAATCCCGCGGTAGGCTGTGTTCTTGTGAAAGACGGTCTGATTGTTGGGCGAGGCTGGACCCAGGATGGCGGCAGGCCTCATGCGGAAGTTGTTGCCCTTAAACAAGCTGGAAATAATGCAAAAGGAGCAACGGCCTACGTCACACTTGAACCTTGTTCTCATCACGGTAAATCACCCCCCTGTGCTGAGGCGCTTATCAAAGCTGGTGTGAAAAGAGTTGTTGCTGCGCTTCGAGATCCAGATGATCGGGTGGATGGCGAAGGTTTTTCTCTCTTGCAGGACGCTGGCATTGAGGTGCTTGAAGATGTGCTTGAGCCTGAAGCGTTGGATACTAATTTAGGTTTCATACTCAATAAAACCATTAGTCGCCCCAAAGTCTCCCTCAAATTTGCAACAAGCCTGGATGGGAAAATTGCAACAAAAACAGGGAGTAGCCAATGGATCACTGGTGGAGAAGCCCGGAGGTATGCACATCTTCTACGGTTGAAGTATGATGCTGTTTTGGTTGGAATTGGAACGGCGCTAGCCGATAATCCACGACTGGATTGCCGGTTAGCTGGGCTCAACAGTCATTCGCCTGTTCGAATAGTTGCTGATAGTCACTTGCGGCTCCCTTTGACAAGCGAGTTGGTGAAAACTGCCAAAACAATTCCGCTATGGATTATTACGGCAGCTGAAAATGATCAGGATCGTGTTGAAGCCTTCGAAGATCTTGGTGTTCGGATTATCGAAACAGATCCCGGTGATAGTGGTTATCCTGACATGAAATTGGCCCTGGAGCAGATTGCTGAGCTCGGAATTACCAGATTACTTGTCGAAGGTGGTTCCCATCTGCAGGCATCATTGGTAAAAGAGGGGCTTGTTGATCAAATATACTGGTTCAGAGCCTCCAAATTAATTGGAGGGGATGGTATCCCGGCAATGCAGTCAATTGGATTGACTGAAATTGCGGAGGCACCGTTACTGGATCAAATCGACAGCCGTCAGGTTGGAGAAGATCAAGTCGAAACCTATATTCTTCGGAACGAATAG
- a CDS encoding acyl-CoA dehydrogenase → MSSTPPNHRPTFDPVDPFLLDDQLTEEERLVKQTAHDYCQEKLMPRVLEANRHEKMDTSIFREMGELGLLGATIDGYGCAGMSYVSYGLIAREVERVDSGYRSMMSVQSSLVMHPIYTYGTEEQREKYLPKLATGEWIGCFGLTEPDHGSDPGSMVTRAKSVDGGYRLTGAKMWITNAPVADVFVVWAKTDDGIIRGFILEKGMEGLSAPKIEGKFSLRASITGEIVMDNVFVPEENLMPNIQGLGGPFGCLNSARFGIAWGALGAAEFCWQAALNYTLDRKQFGRPLAANQLIQKKLADMQTEISIGLQSCLRVGRLRDENRAAPEMISLIKRNSCGKALDIARTARDMHGGNGISDEYHVIRHVMNLEAVNTYEGTHDVHALILGRAQTGIQSFTA, encoded by the coding sequence ATGAGCAGTACGCCTCCAAATCACCGCCCGACGTTTGACCCGGTTGATCCTTTTCTTTTGGATGATCAACTGACAGAAGAGGAACGTCTGGTTAAACAGACTGCCCACGATTATTGCCAAGAAAAACTAATGCCGCGGGTCCTTGAGGCCAACCGTCATGAAAAAATGGACACGAGCATATTCCGCGAAATGGGTGAACTCGGCCTGCTCGGTGCAACAATCGACGGCTATGGTTGCGCAGGAATGTCCTATGTATCCTATGGCCTGATCGCCCGGGAAGTTGAACGAGTTGACAGTGGCTACCGCTCCATGATGAGTGTGCAGTCCAGTCTGGTCATGCATCCCATCTACACATATGGCACCGAAGAGCAGCGGGAAAAATATCTTCCGAAGCTGGCAACCGGTGAATGGATCGGCTGCTTCGGTCTGACAGAGCCCGATCACGGGTCTGATCCTGGCAGCATGGTCACTCGCGCTAAATCTGTTGATGGTGGCTACCGCCTGACAGGTGCAAAAATGTGGATCACAAACGCTCCAGTAGCAGACGTCTTTGTTGTTTGGGCCAAGACTGATGACGGCATCATCCGTGGTTTTATCCTGGAAAAAGGCATGGAAGGCCTGAGCGCTCCAAAAATTGAAGGAAAATTCTCGCTTCGCGCCTCCATTACGGGTGAAATTGTAATGGACAACGTCTTCGTTCCAGAAGAAAACCTGATGCCAAATATTCAGGGACTTGGAGGTCCGTTTGGCTGCCTGAACAGCGCCCGCTTCGGTATTGCCTGGGGTGCACTTGGTGCCGCTGAATTCTGCTGGCAGGCTGCATTGAACTACACACTGGATCGGAAACAGTTTGGCCGTCCACTTGCTGCCAACCAGCTGATCCAGAAAAAGCTCGCCGATATGCAAACAGAAATCTCAATTGGTCTGCAGTCTTGCCTGCGCGTTGGTCGCCTTCGGGATGAAAACCGCGCAGCACCGGAAATGATCTCCCTGATCAAACGTAATTCCTGCGGTAAGGCACTGGATATTGCGCGGACAGCACGTGACATGCACGGCGGTAACGGGATTAGTGATGAGTACCATGTGATCCGTCATGTGATGAACCTAGAAGCAGTCAACACCTACGAAGGCACTCATGATGTGCATGCCTTGATCCTTGGCCGTGCACAGACAGGTATCCAATCCTTTACTGCCTAA
- the nrdR gene encoding transcriptional regulator NrdR translates to MRCPFCNSEETQVKDSRPTGDNTAIRRRRACTDCGARFTTFERVQIRELTVVKKNGQRSPFEREKLERSVMIATRKRQVDPEKIDRMINGIVRQLESSGDQEVSSEKIGELVMEGLSHIDSVAYVRFASVYKEFREAKDFEEFIGDLHSEVTN, encoded by the coding sequence ATGCGTTGTCCATTTTGTAACAGTGAAGAAACGCAGGTTAAGGATAGTCGTCCAACTGGAGACAATACGGCTATTCGGCGTCGCCGGGCCTGCACAGATTGCGGAGCGCGTTTCACCACATTTGAGCGCGTACAGATCCGTGAACTCACCGTCGTAAAGAAAAATGGACAGCGAAGCCCTTTCGAAAGAGAAAAGCTGGAGCGGTCAGTGATGATTGCAACACGCAAACGTCAAGTGGACCCAGAAAAGATCGACCGGATGATCAACGGGATCGTTCGCCAGTTGGAAAGCAGTGGGGATCAGGAAGTATCCTCTGAAAAAATTGGAGAGCTTGTGATGGAAGGGCTTTCCCATATTGACAGCGTCGCTTATGTTCGCTTTGCATCCGTGTATAAGGAATTCAGGGAAGCAAAGGATTTCGAAGAATTTATTGGCGATCTGCACAGTGAAGTCACAAACTGA
- the glyA gene encoding serine hydroxymethyltransferase: MSKQSPEQIDFFNADLSKTDVEVFAAIEQELGRQRDQIELIASENIVSPAVMAAQGSVLTNKYAEGYPGRRYYGGCEYVDIVENLAIERAKKLFGCEFANVQPNSGSQANQGAFMSLIKPGDTILGMSLAAGGHLTHGAAPNQSGKWFNAVQYGVRKDDHLVDFDEVRALAHEHKPALIVAGGSAYPRIFDFAKFREIADEVGAYLMVDMAHFAGLVAAGLHPNPFPHAHIATTTTHKTLRGPRGGMILTNDEAIAKKVNSAIFPGIQGGPLMHVIAGKAVAFGEALTPEFKGYAKRVKDNANILAETLVKHGLDIVSGGTDTHLLLVDLRPKKLTGKAAEHSLENANITCNKNGIPFDPEKPMITSGVRLGSPAATTRGFGVEEFAKVGDLIAEVLDGLVANPEDNSAVEAKVRADVKELCDAFPIYASL, from the coding sequence ATGAGCAAGCAGAGCCCGGAACAAATTGATTTCTTTAACGCAGATCTTAGCAAAACAGATGTTGAAGTTTTTGCTGCGATTGAGCAAGAGCTGGGGCGTCAACGCGACCAGATTGAACTGATCGCTTCTGAAAATATTGTCAGCCCTGCTGTCATGGCGGCGCAAGGCTCTGTTCTGACAAACAAGTATGCGGAAGGCTACCCAGGGCGTCGCTATTATGGTGGCTGCGAATATGTAGATATTGTTGAAAATCTTGCAATTGAGAGAGCTAAAAAGCTCTTTGGGTGTGAATTTGCTAATGTCCAGCCAAACTCTGGCTCGCAAGCAAACCAAGGCGCGTTCATGTCATTGATCAAGCCTGGCGACACCATTTTGGGGATGTCACTGGCTGCGGGTGGTCATTTGACGCATGGGGCAGCACCAAACCAATCCGGAAAATGGTTTAACGCCGTTCAATATGGTGTTCGCAAAGATGATCATTTGGTTGACTTTGACGAAGTTCGCGCACTCGCTCACGAACACAAACCTGCTTTGATCGTAGCGGGTGGTTCTGCCTACCCACGTATTTTTGATTTTGCCAAGTTCAGAGAAATCGCGGACGAGGTAGGTGCCTATCTGATGGTTGATATGGCGCATTTTGCAGGTCTTGTGGCTGCAGGCCTACATCCAAACCCATTTCCGCATGCGCACATCGCGACAACAACAACTCACAAAACCTTGCGCGGACCTCGGGGCGGTATGATCCTCACAAATGATGAGGCGATAGCCAAGAAAGTGAACTCAGCTATTTTCCCAGGTATCCAGGGCGGCCCCCTGATGCATGTAATTGCTGGCAAGGCAGTAGCTTTTGGAGAGGCTTTGACACCAGAATTTAAGGGCTATGCAAAACGGGTCAAAGATAACGCCAATATATTGGCTGAAACTCTCGTTAAGCATGGGCTGGATATTGTCTCTGGCGGAACAGATACACATTTGTTGCTGGTCGATCTGCGCCCGAAAAAGCTGACCGGTAAGGCAGCTGAGCATTCCTTGGAAAATGCAAATATTACCTGTAACAAAAACGGTATTCCGTTCGACCCTGAAAAACCAATGATTACCTCAGGCGTTCGTCTTGGATCTCCAGCGGCAACAACTCGTGGCTTTGGCGTTGAGGAATTTGCAAAAGTTGGTGACTTGATTGCCGAAGTTCTTGACGGATTGGTTGCAAATCCGGAGGATAATAGCGCAGTTGAGGCAAAGGTGCGGGCAGACGTCAAAGAATTGTGTGACGCCTTCCCAATTTATGCGTCTCTCTGA
- a CDS encoding acyl-CoA dehydrogenase family protein: protein MDFNLTEDQQAFQEMARSFAADVFAPNAEKWDEEKIFPVSELQKAAELGFAGIYVGETYGGSALSRLDAAIIFEELAAGCTSTAAYISIHNMASWMIDRFGSDAVRAKFLPKLTTMEHFASYCLTEPGAGSDAASLKTRAVRDGDHYVINGGKAFISGGGKADVYVTMVRTGDDGAGGVSCIAIPKEAEGLSFGAQERKMGWNSQPTAQVLFDDCRVPVENLIGEEGQGFKIAMMGLDGGRLNIGACSIGAAKACLEAALEYTSDRKQFGKPVGSFQGVQFSLADMATELEAARLMIRQAAAKLDAKTPDATLFCAMAKRFATDVGFNVCNQALQLHGGYGYLRDFPIERFVRDTRVHQILEGTNEIMRVVISRKLQDG, encoded by the coding sequence ATGGATTTCAATTTGACAGAAGATCAGCAGGCCTTTCAGGAAATGGCCCGGTCTTTCGCTGCTGACGTATTTGCCCCAAATGCAGAAAAATGGGATGAGGAAAAAATATTTCCTGTTTCAGAGCTGCAGAAAGCGGCTGAATTGGGATTTGCGGGCATCTATGTAGGGGAGACATATGGTGGTTCTGCCCTTTCGAGGTTGGATGCCGCAATAATTTTTGAGGAACTGGCAGCAGGCTGTACGTCCACAGCAGCCTATATTTCAATTCATAACATGGCGAGTTGGATGATTGATCGGTTTGGATCCGATGCAGTCCGTGCAAAATTTCTCCCGAAACTTACAACCATGGAGCATTTCGCCAGCTATTGCCTGACAGAACCGGGTGCTGGATCTGATGCCGCGTCTCTTAAAACCCGCGCGGTCCGGGATGGCGATCATTACGTCATTAATGGTGGAAAGGCATTTATTTCCGGCGGTGGCAAAGCCGATGTGTATGTGACGATGGTGCGAACAGGCGATGACGGCGCAGGTGGGGTAAGTTGTATCGCCATTCCAAAAGAAGCCGAAGGTCTGAGCTTCGGGGCACAGGAGCGGAAAATGGGCTGGAACTCCCAGCCAACAGCGCAAGTTCTTTTCGATGATTGCCGGGTGCCTGTTGAAAACCTGATCGGCGAGGAAGGGCAAGGCTTCAAGATCGCGATGATGGGATTGGACGGCGGACGTTTGAATATCGGTGCCTGTTCTATCGGGGCGGCAAAAGCCTGTCTTGAAGCGGCGTTGGAGTATACGTCTGACCGTAAACAGTTTGGTAAGCCCGTTGGCAGCTTTCAGGGGGTGCAGTTTTCACTCGCTGATATGGCAACTGAGCTTGAGGCTGCCCGTTTGATGATCCGGCAGGCCGCCGCGAAATTGGATGCCAAGACACCTGATGCAACCCTATTCTGTGCGATGGCAAAAAGATTTGCCACAGATGTGGGATTTAATGTTTGCAATCAGGCGCTACAACTGCATGGTGGATACGGTTATCTACGAGACTTCCCGATTGAGCGTTTTGTACGCGATACGCGGGTCCACCAGATACTTGAAGGAACAAACGAAATCATGCGGGTGGTAATCTCCCGCAAGTTACAGGATGGGTAG
- a CDS encoding DUF1330 domain-containing protein, with amino-acid sequence MPAYMVATITVTDPEQYEQYKALAPIAINKYGGEYLTRGGEMETLEGPEQTQRVVLVKFNDMDTARAFYNSPEYQRAKAAREGAATGQFVILDGYNPES; translated from the coding sequence ATGCCCGCCTATATGGTTGCCACCATCACAGTAACAGATCCCGAACAGTATGAGCAGTACAAAGCCCTCGCCCCTATCGCGATTAACAAATATGGAGGTGAATATCTAACCCGAGGTGGTGAAATGGAGACCCTTGAAGGACCCGAGCAAACACAACGGGTTGTATTAGTCAAATTCAACGATATGGATACAGCCAGAGCCTTTTATAACAGCCCAGAATATCAAAGGGCTAAAGCCGCCCGAGAAGGAGCTGCAACAGGCCAATTCGTTATTCTGGACGGCTATAATCCTGAAAGCTGA
- a CDS encoding SDR family oxidoreductase: MKISGKNVVITGGASGIGKALAERFHKEGAKSITVADLQEGPLQEVANSVGGLAVVCDVAKEADILNLIEKAETAHGDVDIFVSNAGLARYGWEETPNDIWQLNWDVHVMAHVYAARALAGKMAARGEGYLVNTASAAGLLSQIDSATYATTKHAAIAFAESMSIRYGDKGVRVSVLCPQQVRTAMTEGRLDQVASVDGTLEPEELADCVVETMDKEEFLILPHPQVLEYMRNKTANYDRWLGGMRKLRDRFLGVN; this comes from the coding sequence ATGAAAATTTCCGGAAAAAATGTAGTGATCACGGGCGGCGCCAGCGGGATTGGCAAAGCATTAGCTGAGCGCTTTCATAAAGAGGGCGCCAAGTCTATTACAGTCGCGGACCTTCAGGAAGGTCCGTTGCAAGAAGTTGCTAATTCTGTGGGTGGATTAGCTGTCGTCTGCGATGTGGCTAAAGAAGCAGACATTCTCAACCTCATTGAAAAAGCGGAAACCGCACATGGGGACGTTGACATTTTTGTCTCAAACGCCGGCCTTGCTAGATATGGATGGGAGGAAACCCCTAATGATATCTGGCAGTTGAACTGGGATGTTCATGTGATGGCTCATGTCTATGCCGCCCGTGCCCTTGCCGGAAAGATGGCAGCCAGAGGTGAAGGTTATCTGGTCAACACAGCCTCCGCTGCCGGGCTACTCAGCCAGATCGACTCTGCCACTTATGCAACCACAAAACATGCGGCTATTGCCTTTGCCGAAAGCATGTCCATCCGCTATGGCGACAAAGGGGTTCGGGTTTCCGTTCTTTGCCCTCAACAGGTGCGAACAGCCATGACTGAAGGCCGTTTGGATCAGGTCGCCTCAGTCGATGGGACTTTAGAGCCAGAGGAGCTCGCTGACTGCGTCGTGGAGACGATGGACAAGGAAGAATTCCTGATCCTTCCCCATCCACAGGTACTGGAATATATGCGAAATAAAACCGCCAATTACGACCGTTGGCTCGGCGGTATGCGAAAGCTCCGTGATCGCTTCTTAGGAGTAAACTGA
- a CDS encoding enoyl-CoA hydratase/isomerase family protein, giving the protein MSVTYKYVTVEKKDRIATVRFDRGHPMNPLSVEAMEELTDVARSFEQDTETNSVILTGNGENFSAGFDLKSPAAKARMQASILERRVMQAVGPRMCQAWEAIEPMTIAAIDGYCIGGGVALSVALDMRVASKGANFYVPEIRNGMNMSWNSIPRMVNLMGPARTKQLCIVADIISAEEAKSWGLIEEITEEGSAYDLAVEFAQKIAARPPIPVRMIKKGASAAANALNQATSYMDIDQFTLTTLTEDYAEGVKAFLEKRDPEFKGR; this is encoded by the coding sequence ATGAGTGTGACCTACAAGTATGTAACCGTGGAAAAAAAGGACCGGATTGCAACAGTACGTTTTGACCGGGGGCATCCTATGAATCCCTTATCGGTCGAGGCGATGGAGGAATTGACTGATGTCGCCAGGTCTTTTGAGCAGGATACAGAGACAAATTCTGTAATCCTCACAGGAAATGGCGAGAACTTTTCAGCGGGTTTTGATTTGAAAAGTCCGGCAGCCAAAGCCCGCATGCAAGCCAGTATATTGGAGCGACGCGTGATGCAGGCAGTAGGACCCCGGATGTGTCAGGCCTGGGAAGCAATTGAGCCGATGACCATTGCTGCAATTGATGGATATTGTATTGGCGGTGGGGTGGCTCTTTCCGTGGCGCTGGATATGCGCGTTGCCTCCAAGGGTGCTAATTTTTATGTGCCAGAGATCCGTAACGGAATGAACATGAGCTGGAATTCAATTCCCCGTATGGTCAACCTGATGGGACCCGCCCGTACCAAGCAGCTTTGTATTGTTGCGGATATCATTTCAGCTGAAGAAGCAAAAAGCTGGGGCCTGATCGAAGAAATAACGGAAGAGGGATCTGCTTACGATCTGGCCGTTGAATTTGCCCAGAAAATTGCAGCCCGCCCACCAATTCCAGTTCGAATGATCAAGAAGGGGGCAAGTGCCGCTGCCAACGCCTTGAACCAAGCAACCAGCTATATGGACATAGATCAGTTTACGTTAACCACTTTGACGGAAGACTATGCTGAGGGGGTTAAAGCGTTTCTTGAAAAGCGCGACCCAGAATTCAAAGGGCGATAA
- a CDS encoding riboflavin synthase, producing MFTGIITDVGKIASLEKSGDTKIKITTAFDTDDIDIGASIACSGVCLTVTDKGEDWFAAEASDETLSCTNLGNWKVGSLVNLERALKIGDELGGHIVTGHVDAVIEVKALETIKDSTKVTFTLPASYAAFVAAKGSVTLDGISLTVNEVGDDFFSVNIISHTKAHTSFATLEVGQQINMEIDVLARYVARMNEVKN from the coding sequence ATGTTTACCGGAATTATTACCGATGTAGGGAAAATTGCCTCCCTGGAAAAAAGTGGCGATACAAAGATAAAAATCACAACCGCTTTTGATACGGATGATATCGATATCGGGGCTTCCATTGCCTGTTCCGGTGTTTGCTTGACCGTTACCGATAAAGGTGAGGACTGGTTCGCAGCCGAAGCCTCTGACGAAACGTTGTCCTGTACCAATCTTGGAAACTGGAAAGTCGGTTCCCTGGTTAATCTGGAGCGAGCTCTGAAAATTGGCGATGAACTCGGTGGTCATATCGTGACAGGGCATGTGGATGCTGTGATCGAGGTCAAGGCGCTGGAGACAATCAAGGACTCCACAAAAGTGACCTTCACGTTGCCAGCTTCTTATGCCGCCTTTGTCGCCGCAAAGGGATCTGTGACTCTGGACGGGATTTCTCTGACTGTAAATGAGGTTGGGGATGATTTCTTCTCTGTGAACATTATCTCACACACTAAAGCCCATACGTCTTTTGCTACTTTGGAAGTCGGGCAGCAAATCAATATGGAAATTGATGTTCTGGCGCGCTATGTCGCTCGTATGAATGAGGTTAAAAACTAA
- a CDS encoding enoyl-CoA hydratase/isomerase family protein gives MSEMPEIGFEQKGELGIILLNRPKALNALTHEMAIALDQKLQDWATDPSISAVLIKGAGEKAFCAGGDVVKLYQEGKAGGDYPYRFYHDEYVCNARVKHFPKPYIAFIDGIVMGGGVGVSVHGSHRIATEKTLFAMPETGIGLFPDVGGTYFLPRCPGEVGMYLGLTGQRLKAADTIYAGVANAYVESAKLDALEAELSAKAYSDNAHEDVSAIIAQFESDPGPAGLETMKLMIDRHFCASSVKEIISGLDQEDDEWAVRTVKDLKVKSPTSLQLTFRQIREGATKSFDECMKLEWRMVNRVIKGVDFYEGVRALLVDKDQKPKWSPAELDKVTDEDINVYFDPLAAGDLDI, from the coding sequence ATGTCAGAAATGCCAGAAATTGGATTTGAGCAGAAAGGTGAGTTGGGGATTATCCTGTTAAACCGCCCGAAGGCTTTGAATGCATTGACACATGAAATGGCGATTGCTTTGGATCAGAAGCTACAGGACTGGGCAACAGATCCGTCCATTTCGGCTGTACTGATCAAGGGAGCAGGGGAAAAAGCCTTCTGTGCTGGCGGTGACGTGGTAAAGCTCTATCAGGAAGGAAAAGCTGGTGGTGATTACCCTTACCGCTTCTATCATGATGAATATGTTTGTAACGCACGGGTAAAACATTTCCCTAAACCATACATAGCGTTTATTGACGGGATTGTGATGGGCGGAGGCGTCGGCGTGTCCGTTCATGGAAGCCACCGGATCGCAACGGAAAAAACCCTGTTTGCCATGCCGGAAACAGGTATTGGATTGTTCCCAGATGTAGGGGGAACCTATTTTCTGCCTCGTTGTCCAGGTGAAGTGGGTATGTATCTGGGGCTGACGGGGCAGCGTTTGAAAGCTGCTGACACCATTTATGCTGGCGTTGCAAATGCGTATGTAGAAAGCGCTAAACTAGACGCCTTAGAGGCGGAACTATCTGCGAAAGCCTATTCCGATAATGCTCATGAAGACGTGAGCGCAATCATTGCTCAGTTTGAAAGTGATCCTGGCCCAGCAGGTCTGGAGACCATGAAGCTGATGATTGATCGGCATTTCTGTGCGTCTTCAGTCAAGGAAATCATTTCCGGACTTGATCAGGAAGATGACGAGTGGGCCGTTCGGACTGTTAAGGATTTGAAAGTCAAATCCCCAACAAGTCTGCAGCTGACTTTTCGTCAAATTCGGGAAGGTGCAACCAAAAGCTTTGATGAGTGCATGAAGCTTGAATGGCGCATGGTTAATCGCGTGATCAAGGGCGTTGATTTTTACGAAGGTGTTCGTGCTCTTCTCGTTGATAAGGACCAGAAACCGAAATGGTCACCTGCGGAGCTGGATAAAGTCACCGATGAAGACATCAATGTCTATTTTGACCCATTGGCCGCAGGCGATCTGGATATCTGA
- a CDS encoding aminoacyl-tRNA deacylase, producing the protein MGMATSLESYMLHAGVDYDMVQHEPSATIVEAAQKAHIRKNCVAKAVVLKDDKGFLLAVVPSEKKISLKKIEKVTNRKMELSSETEFSPFFADCELGAVPPIGNAYGLNVLMDESLENNSDVYFEAGDHENLVHVTDWDFEILMKGARMGPIC; encoded by the coding sequence ATGGGAATGGCAACTTCACTTGAAAGTTATATGCTCCACGCTGGAGTGGATTACGACATGGTTCAGCATGAGCCTTCTGCAACAATTGTTGAAGCAGCCCAAAAAGCACATATCCGTAAAAACTGTGTAGCTAAAGCCGTTGTCTTAAAAGATGACAAAGGCTTCCTGCTCGCCGTTGTGCCCAGTGAAAAAAAGATATCGCTCAAGAAAATTGAGAAAGTCACGAACCGGAAAATGGAGCTTTCATCCGAAACAGAGTTTTCCCCCTTCTTTGCCGATTGCGAATTAGGCGCCGTCCCGCCCATTGGCAACGCCTATGGCTTAAACGTTCTAATGGACGAATCTCTAGAAAATAATTCAGATGTCTATTTCGAGGCAGGAGATCACGAAAACCTTGTCCATGTTACCGACTGGGATTTTGAAATCCTGATGAAAGGCGCCCGGATGGGGCCTATTTGCTAA
- the hemB gene encoding porphobilinogen synthase, translating into MSIPTRSYPHTRLRRNRKFDWSRRLVSENAVTPNDLIWPVFVHEGTNKREPIPSMPGVDRLSPDLAAAAAKEAYSLGIPVIALFPAVELNKKTDDGREASNPDNIICESIKAIKDTVPEIGILCDVALDPFTTHGQDGLVEDGYVVNDPTIEALIAQTLNQVEAGCDIIAPSDMMDGRIGAIRKALENEGHINTAIMAYSAKYASGFYGPFRDAVGSTSNLGTGDKRTYQMNPANTDEAIQEVALDIAEGADMVMVKPGMPYLDICRRVKDEFGIPTFAYQVSGEYAMLMAAVQNGWLDYEKVMLEALLCFKRAGCDGILSYFSVEAAKRLNG; encoded by the coding sequence ATGAGTATACCAACAAGATCTTACCCTCATACACGCTTGCGCCGGAACAGGAAATTTGACTGGTCAAGACGACTGGTATCCGAAAACGCGGTCACGCCAAATGATCTGATCTGGCCGGTTTTTGTACATGAAGGAACTAACAAGCGGGAGCCCATCCCCTCCATGCCAGGTGTTGATCGTTTAAGTCCAGATCTGGCCGCTGCTGCGGCAAAAGAAGCTTACTCTCTCGGCATTCCGGTAATTGCCCTATTCCCTGCAGTGGAATTAAACAAAAAGACTGATGATGGCAGAGAAGCGTCCAATCCTGACAACATCATTTGTGAATCCATCAAGGCGATTAAAGATACAGTCCCAGAAATAGGGATCCTCTGCGATGTTGCACTAGACCCCTTTACCACACATGGCCAAGACGGATTGGTTGAAGATGGTTATGTGGTTAATGATCCAACCATTGAAGCGCTTATCGCTCAGACCCTTAATCAGGTTGAGGCAGGCTGCGATATTATCGCGCCGTCAGACATGATGGACGGACGCATCGGCGCGATCCGCAAAGCGCTAGAGAATGAAGGACATATCAACACAGCGATCATGGCCTATTCCGCGAAATACGCGTCCGGTTTTTATGGTCCATTCCGGGATGCCGTCGGATCAACCAGCAATCTTGGAACGGGTGACAAAAGAACCTATCAGATGAACCCAGCCAATACCGATGAAGCCATTCAAGAAGTTGCCCTCGATATTGCTGAAGGCGCCGACATGGTCATGGTTAAACCGGGCATGCCCTATTTGGATATTTGCCGCCGCGTTAAGGACGAATTCGGCATCCCAACCTTTGCCTATCAGGTATCCGGCGAATATGCCATGCTGATGGCTGCTGTTCAGAACGGCTGGCTGGATTATGAAAAAGTCATGTTGGAAGCCCTACTCTGCTTTAAACGGGCAGGTTGTGATGGCATCTTAAGCTACTTTTCTGTTGAGGCCGCTAAACGGCTAAACGGCTGA